The Salvelinus alpinus chromosome 22, SLU_Salpinus.1, whole genome shotgun sequence DNA window cagaggaaccctggagctctgtcagagttaccatcgggttcttggtcgcctccctgaccaaggcccttctcccccgattgcccagtttggctgggcggccagttcttggtggttccaaacttcttccatttaagaatgatggaggccactgtgttctttggggccttcagtgctgcagaaatgttttggtacccttccccagatctgtgccttgacacaatcctgtctcggagctctacggacaattcctttgacctcatggcttggattttgctctgacatgcattgttaactgtgggaccttatatagacaggtgtgtgcctttccaaatcatgtctgaACAATTGAATTTTctccaggtggactccaatcaagttgttgaaacatctcatggatgatcaatggaaacaggatgcaccgtagctcaatttcgagtctcatagcaaagggtctgaataattatgtaaataaggaatttctaaaaacctgttttctctttgtcattatggggtattgtgtgtagattgatgagaaagtgttttatttaatccattttagaagaaggctgtaacgtaacaaaatgtggaaaaagtcaagagatctgaatactttccgaatacactgtatattcTGAACCTAGCTTGGCCAGGCCAAGCCAAGCCAAGCTATGCTGAGGTTGCCTGGTTACGCAACCACCGTAGTTGAACCGTGCTAAGAAAATATCGGAACCAGCACAGTTCGGTTGGGTTGGCACATAGTATGAAAAGGTAATTATGTAGTATTCATAATGATTAGTTTTAATACTCTTATTAGAGCATAccatagcaaaacattttgctttCAAAAAACTGCTGTTTTGAAAATGAACATTTGCATTCAGGTATTCCCTTCCCATGTCTCTGTTCTTCCAATTTGTTTCTACTGAACACTACCCGGTTGACTTTTCCTCTCTCCTGCTTGCCTGGCGCCCTCCTCAGGTGGCAGGTTGAATGGTCACACGCGTCCAGAGCGGGAGACACGGCGACCGGAGCTGGCGGGGTACGAGAGCTCATCCACGCTGATGAGTTCTGAGCTGGAGACGACGAGCTTTGTCAACTCTAAAGACGATGACGCATCTAGTCGGTGAGCaccacacgcacgcgcacacacacacacacacacacacacacacacacacacacacacacacacacacacacacacacacacacacacacacacacagatggatcaACAAAAAATGGCTTTTAATTATCTCAGTGAGGGGACTAAAGTGAGGGGACTAAATATCCCAAAACAACTACAGCCACGATGATAAATGGAAAAATCGAGTTAAGTTGCATTTTGAGTGGAACATCCCTTAAATACGAAGAGATCACCTCAAGGTTGTTCATTGCTGCCAGTGTCGGTTGCAATAGGCCTTGACGGGTTAGGACCAAAGGGAAGCGGTAAGGAGCGAATTGACTATCCATTAATTTACACTCACACTCGcgtacactgtatatacaaaagtatgtggacaccccttcaaattagtgtattcgtctatttcagccacacccattgctgacaggtacaaaatcgagcacacagccatgtgatctccatagacaaatattgacagtagaatggccttactaaagagctcagtgactttcaacatggcaccgtcataggatgccacctttccaacaagtcagttcgtcaaatttctgccctgctagagctgccccggtcaaatgtaggtgctgttattgtgaagtggaaacgtctaggagcaacaacagctcagccgtgaattggtaggccacacaatctcacagaacaggaccagcgagtgctgaagcgcatagcgtgtaaataaattgtctgtcctcggttgcaacactcactaccgaattgcaaactgcctctgaaagcaatgtCGGCACAAGAATTGTTCATTGGGAACTTCATGGAATGGTTTTCATTgggagcgtcatgaaatgggttcattgggatcaccatgtgcaatgcaaagcgtcgactggagtggtgtaaagctcgccgcctttggactctggagcagtagaaacacgttctctggagtgatgaatcacgcttcaccatctggctgatggatgaatctgggtttggcggataccaggagaacactacctgctccaatgcatattgccaactgtaaagtttggtggaggagaaataatggtttgggctaggccccttagttccagtgaagggacatctgaactctacagcatacactgacattctagacgattctgtgctttcaactttgtggtcACAGTTTGTGGAAAGccctttctgtttcagcatgacaatggccccgtgcataaagcgaggtccgtacagaaatgctttgtcgagatcggtgtggaagaacttgactggcctgcacagaaccctgacctcaaccccatcgaaaacctttgggatgaattggaatgccgactgcgagccaggtctaatcgcccagTGCCTGAcgccactaatgctcttgtggctgaatgaaagctagtccccgcagcaatgttccaacatttagtggaaagccttcccagaagaatggaggctgttatagcagcaaaggcggGACCAACTCCTTATTAATGCCCATGTGGCCGAatactttggtcatgtagtgtacatttaCCCAAGACACTAAAAAGGTGTCCTATCACATGAAAACATTACATAAGCCACTTGATGTATACCTCTACGTGATCGCTATCTACTCTTATTCAAGTGCCCACAAATCATATGCTCTAGAAAACCCATACAAAAGACTGTTGCTTTTCCCTTTGAGCTCAATGGCCACGTCTAAGATTGGCTCAAATGGATGGAGTCACATGTGGCCAATTAACCACTGGCAGATGAGTGTGCATTGTGTGTCATGACACCACAGTGAGTTGTGTCACCGCTGAGATGTCATCACCCGCAGGTTCAGTGGCTCCACGGAGCAGAGCACTTCGTCGAGGCTCATGAGACGACATCGGCGGCGGCGGCGGAAACTCAAAGCGCCACGGATGGAGAGGGTAAGacacacacaatacaaaatagaaagaaacacacacacagaccacacagATGCCAGTTTGCTGTTAGTGTTCAGTGGTCCTTGTGCATGTCTTTCTCTTTCAATCATtcctctactcctccctctctttctgtccagtCGTCCTCTTTCAGTAGCGTCACAGATTCCACCATGTCACTGAACATCATCACTGTCACTTTAAATATGGGTGAGTAGTACTGTTCATCTATATCTGTGTAATGTATATAACTTTACGTCTATATGATATTTTATATATCATTGGCGAACACACACTTAAAGATTCAGAgaccacccactgggcacagaagtcagttcaacatctaattttgatttacatttggttgagttgtcaactaacgtgaagtccacctgaaatcaacaaaacatttcaccatgtcattggatttaggttaaaagtttggtgaaaaaaatatgacttacgttgattactttttgcaaatccaattagtTTTCCACGTTGCCTCAACGCCATCACATTGTTTTTTTGGGTTGAAATGaggtggaaacaacgttgattcaaccggtAGATCAGAACTTCTCTGAGACGTTTCGTGTATACGAGCCCAGAGGTCAAAGACTCCCTTTTCAAAGAGGGATTCATATTTATCCTTCACTCTGTCTATTGGTTTACATCTGTAGGGAAGGTATCCTTTTTTTTATTcaacactctttctttctcttgtcATTACActtccttcctcttctcctcctcctcccttcatgCAGAGAAGTATAACTTCCTGGGCATCAGTATTGTGGGTCAGAGTAACGAGAAAGGAGATGGAGGAATCTACATCGGCTCTATCATGAAGGGAGGGGCAGTGGCCGCCGATGGACGCATCGAGCCTGGAGACATGCTGCTGCAGGTGTTTGTTGAGTGTCTACTTGAGtataagtctaaaagtatttggtttaaatatacttaagtatcaaaagttactGTAATTGCTGAAATTATATTTAagtaacacatacggaatcatgtagtcaccaaaaaaagtgttaaacaaatccaaatatattttatatttgagattcttcaaattgccaggaaagaaaggaaagaaaatccacaaattaacttttaagaaggcacacctgtttattgaaatgcattccaggtgcattcctcgtgaagctggttgagagaatgccaagagtgtgcaaagccgtcatcaaggcaaagggtggctatttgaagaatttgttcaccacttttttggttactacatgattccatatgtgtcctttcatagttttgatgtcttcacttttattctacaatgtagaaaatagtaaaaataatgaaaaacccttgaatgagtaggtgttctaaaacttttgaccagtagtataatttctaattcctttcttgttttttaaattacggattgccaggggcacactccagcactcagacataatttacaaattaagtgagtccgccagatcagtggcagtagggatgaggagggatgttctcttgataagtgtgtgaattgtaccgttttcctgtcctgctaagaattcaaaatctaacgagtacttttgggtgtcagggaaaatgtatgaagtaaaaagtacattattttctttaggaatgtagtgaagtaaaagatgacaaaaatataaatagtgatgtacagataccccccaaaaaacgacttaagtcgtgctttaaagtatttttaagtGGCAAGAAAGCGAGAACAGGAGGAACGGTTTTGGGGTCTTTAATTGGACTTGGTTGGTAGGATTTCCTggtttctttctctcccttttctaCATCACCCCGTCTCTCATcccctcttctccaggttaacGACATTAACTTTGAGAACATGAGCAATGATGATGCAGTAAGAGTACTGAGGGAGATTGTGCATAAGCCAGGGTAAGGAGCAGTCTCACACACACTGAATCCTACACGCTGATACGTGCTGAGGATCACACATTGTTgctggtttgtgtgtatgtgtgtataaacTGTGTGTAAATTGAGTGTCTGCTGTGTGTAATTATTGACAGCCCTATTACTCTGACTGTGGCTAAGTGCTGGGATCCTAACCCTCGAGGATGCTTCACACTGCCGAGAAGTGAGTACTCACACACAGCATCACGTAATTAGACCTCTCCTCTTAGATTTGACATTTAATTTGCTTTTATGGGGGGGAAATAGATGTAAATGTGTTTTACCATGTTCCACAGAGACAAAACAACTCTTTTTCTGTGTAGGTGAGCCGATCCGTCCCATAGACCCTGCTGCCTGGGTGTCCCACACCACAGCAATGACGGGGGCGTACCCAGTGTATGGTATGAGCCCTTCTATGaccaccatcacctccaccagCTCCTCCATCACAAGCTCCATCCCTGAGACTGAGCGTAAGTcacccctccctttccctctccaccATCCCCAGCGGGCAAAAGTTGGCATGGGACAACCTAATGACAAAAGTTTGTGGTCGAAAACTGGTTGTGATGACATCAAGACTGGTAGAAAATAACCTAATTTGGGTTGTTTTCTGGTCGAAGCAACGTCCAAGATTACAACCAGGCAAACACGTATAATTCTGGTCTATAAAAATAAAAAGGTGTCCTATTTTAGTCAGTATAACCTGACCCTGATGACAGAAGAGCCTGCCATCTTGTCAATACATTTTGCCTAGTGGGTTGCTGCACGACAGCCACTTCTGCTTGCTTCATTTCCCGCTTGCTACTACTGCTGAATGAATAAATGAAAGGCTCCCTTGGTGTTTCCCAGTGGGCAAAACTGGGTGAAATTATTATTACAACCAGAAACTGGTTGAAATAATGTTGTTTGGATGTCATTTCAACCCGTTCTTTACAGTTTTGCCTGCTGGGTTGTTTCACTACTGCAGCTATCTGACTGTtgctctctttccttctttccctCCCAGGGCTCGATGACTTTCATTTATCCATTCACAGCGACATGGTAACAATCGCCAAAGCGATGGCCAATCCAGAGTCTGGCCTGGAGGTGCGAGACCGGATGTGGCTCAAGATCACAATCCCCTCCGCCTTCATAGgtattctttctctcttttactctgctcccttcactctctcttctgTCTGTATTGTCTCGCTTTCATAGGGACTATTGTtaaggtctctctctcaccctctccaactgtctgtctgtctccgtccCAGGCTCGGACGTGGTGGACTGGCTCTACCATTACGTGGAGGGCTTCACTGACCGCCGTGAGGCCAGGAAGTATGCCAGCAACCTGCTGAAGGCCGGCTATATCCGGCACACCGTCAACAAGATCACCTTCTCCGAGCAATGCTACTACATTTTCGGAGACCTCTGTGGCAGTGAGTCTTATTATCTCTTTCTCTTCCATAAGATAGCTTTCTTTATGACTTCACCTCTCCATCTTCGGAGACCTCTGTGGCAGTGAGTCTTATTATCTCTTTCTCTTCCACAAGATAGCTTTCTTTATGACTCTTCACCTCTCCATCTTAGGAGACCTCTGTGGCAGTGAGTCTTATTATCTCTTTCTCTTCCACAAGATAGCTTTCTTTATGACTCTTCACCTCCCCATCTTCGGAGACCTCTGTGGCAGTGAGTCTTATTATCTCTTTCTCTTCCACAAGATAGCTTTCTTTATAACTCTTCACCTCTCCATCTTCGGAGACCTCTGTGGCAGTGCGTCTTATTATCTCTTTGCCTTCCACAAGATAGCTTTCTTTATGACTTCACCTCTCCATCTTCGGAGACCTCTGTGGCAGTGAGTCTTATTATCTCTTTCTCTTCCACAAGATAGCTTTCTTTATGACTTCACCTCTCCATCTTCGGAGACCTCTGTGGCAGTGAGTCGTATTATCTCTTTTTCTTCCACAAGATAGCTTTCTTTATgactcttacatttacatttacatttaagtcatttagcagacactcttcaCCTCTCCATCTTCGGAGACCTCTGTGGCAGTGAGTCTTATTATCTCTTTCTCTTCCACAAGATAGCTTTCTTTATGACTCTTCACCTCCCCATCTTCGGAGACCTCTGTGGCAGTGAGTCTTATTATCTCTTTCTCTTCCACAAGATAGCTTTCTTTATAACTCTTCACCTCTCCATCTTCGGAGACCTCTGTGGCAGTGCGTCTTATTATCTCTTTGCCTTCCACAAGATAGCTTTCTTTATGACTTCACCTCTCCATCTTCGGAGACCTCTGTGGCAGTGAGTCGTATTATCTCTTTGTCTTCCACAAGATGGCTTTCTTTATGACTTCACCTCTCCATCTTCAGAGACCTCTGTGGCAGTGAGTCTTATTATCTCTTTCTCTTCCACAAGATAGCTTTCTTTATGACTCTTCACCTCTCCATCTTCGGAGACCTCTGTGGCAGTGAGTCTTATTATCTCTTTCTCTTCCACAAGATAGCTTTCTTTATGACTCTTCACCTCCCCATCTTCGGAGACCTCTGTGGCAGTGAGTCTTATTATCTCTTTCTCTTCCACAAGATAGCTTTCTTTATAACTCTTCACCTCTCCATCTTCGGAGACCTCTGTGGCAGTGAGTCTTATTATCTCTTTGTCTTTCACAAGATAGCTTTCTTTATGACTTCACCTCTCCATCTTCGGAGACCTCTGTGGCAGTGAGTCTTATTATCTCTTTCTCTTCCACAAGATAGCTTTCTTTATGACTCTTCACCTCTCCATCTTCGGAGACCTCTGTGGCAGTGAGTCTTATTATCTCTTTCACTTCCACAAGATAGCTTTCTTTATGACTCTTCACCTCTCCATCTTCGTAGACCTCTGTGGCAGTGAGTCTTATTATCTCTTTCACTTCCACAAGATAGCTTTCTTTATGACTCTTCACCTCTCCATCTTCGTAGACCTCTTTGGCAGTGAGTCTTATTATCTCTTTCTCTTCCACAAGATAGCTTTCTTTATAACTCTTCACCTCTCCAACTTCGGAGACCTCTGTGGCAGTGAGTCTTATTATCTCTTTGTCTTTCACAAGATAGCTTTCTTTATGACTTCACCTCTCCTTTACTCTTTCTTCTTTAACACGTTTGTCCCTTTCCACTCCTTCCcattctcctccactctctcccttcccttcctcccattttctctcctctcctcccctctctctcagatATGGCTAACCTCTCACTGGGAGACCACGATGGGTCGAGTGGGGCGTCCGACCAAGACACCCTTGCTCCCCTGCCGCACCCTGGGGCTGCCCCCTGGCCCCTGGCCTTCCCTTACCAGTACCCCATCCCACAGCCCTACAACCCACACCCTCTGCACGAGCCTCCCCAAAGCCAACCTGGAAGGGGGGGGAGTGCAGACAGCCAGCACAGCGAAGGTGAGATGCTCAGCTACACATACACGCAAActaacagagaaacacacacagaaaggcAAACCAAATGACTGGactgacatacagtgcatttggaaagtattcagaccgcttgactttttccacattttgttacattacagccttattctaaaatggattcaattgttttccttatcaatctacaccccataaggacaaagaaaaacagatttttaggattttttgcaaatgtataaaatatttaaaaaacggaaatatcacatttacataagtattcagaccctttactcagtactttgttgaagcacctttggcagtgattacagcctcgagtcttcttgggtatgacgctacaagcttgccacacctgtatttgggagtgtctcccatttttctctgcagatcctctcaagctttgtcaggttggatggtgagctttgctgcacagttattttcaggtctctccagacatgttcgatcgggttcaagtctatgctctggctgggccactcaaggatattcagagacttgtcccgaagccactcctgcattttctTGGCTTTGTACTTAGGGTCCtattagaaggtgaaccttcaccctagtctgaggtcctaagcaggttttcatcaaggatctctctgtactttgctccgttcatctttccctcaatcctgagtagtctcccagtccctgccgctgaataacatccccacagcatgattctgccaccaccatgcttcaccgtagggatggtgccaggtctcctggtctgagagtctttaggtgccttttggcaaactccaagcggtgtCATGACT harbors:
- the LOC139549332 gene encoding segment polarity protein dishevelled homolog DVL-3-like isoform X2, with product MGETKIIYHLDDQETPYLVKLPIAADRVTLADFKNALNKPNYTFFFKSMDDDFGVVKEEISDDNAKLPCFNGRVVSWLVSADGSHGGSDGGSMCADSQAELPPPLERTGGIGDSRPPSFHANAAGIQDNETETESAVLLERERERERDRGRERERPLRKEKDTHDHSGRLNGHTRPERETRRPELAGYESSSTLMSSELETTSFVNSKDDDASSRFSGSTEQSTSSRLMRRHRRRRRKLKAPRMERSSSFSSVTDSTMSLNIITVTLNMEKYNFLGISIVGQSNEKGDGGIYIGSIMKGGAVAADGRIEPGDMLLQVNDINFENMSNDDAVRVLREIVHKPGPITLTVAKCWDPNPRGCFTLPRSEPIRPIDPAAWVSHTTAMTGAYPVYGLDDFHLSIHSDMVTIAKAMANPESGLEVRDRMWLKITIPSAFIGSDVVDWLYHYVEGFTDRREARKYASNLLKAGYIRHTVNKITFSEQCYYIFGDLCGNMANLSLGDHDGSSGASDQDTLAPLPHPGAAPWPLAFPYQYPIPQPYNPHPLHEPPQSQPGRGGSADSQHSEESRSSGSNCSGSKKEEAAGGAGGGAGGGESKSTGSGSESELRKENAPSDRSVAVPPKEHSMHSLISLAHSVHSTHSHSGSLVYGPPGLPAQPPTSLPMTAPPGSPPGRDLASMPPELTASRQSFRIAMGNPSEFFVDVM
- the LOC139549332 gene encoding segment polarity protein dishevelled homolog DVL-3-like isoform X1; this encodes MGETKIIYHLDDQETPYLVKLPIAADRVTLADFKNALNKPNYTFFFKSMDDDFGVVKEEISDDNAKLPCFNGRVVSWLVSADGSHGGSDGGSMCADSQAELPPPLERTGGIGDSRPPSFHANAAGIQDNETETESAVLLERERERERDRGRERERPLRKEKDTHDHSGRLNGHTRPERETRRPELAGYESSSTLMSSELETTSFVNSKDDDASSRFSGSTEQSTSSRLMRRHRRRRRKLKAPRMERSSSFSSVTDSTMSLNIITVTLNMEKYNFLGISIVGQSNEKGDGGIYIGSIMKGGAVAADGRIEPGDMLLQVNDINFENMSNDDAVRVLREIVHKPGPITLTVAKCWDPNPRGCFTLPRSEPIRPIDPAAWVSHTTAMTGAYPVYGMSPSMTTITSTSSSITSSIPETERLDDFHLSIHSDMVTIAKAMANPESGLEVRDRMWLKITIPSAFIGSDVVDWLYHYVEGFTDRREARKYASNLLKAGYIRHTVNKITFSEQCYYIFGDLCGNMANLSLGDHDGSSGASDQDTLAPLPHPGAAPWPLAFPYQYPIPQPYNPHPLHEPPQSQPGRGGSADSQHSEESRSSGSNCSGSKKEEAAGGAGGGAGGGESKSTGSGSESELRKENAPSDRSVAVPPKEHSMHSLISLAHSVHSTHSHSGSLVYGPPGLPAQPPTSLPMTAPPGSPPGRDLASMPPELTASRQSFRIAMGNPSEFFVDVM
- the LOC139549332 gene encoding segment polarity protein dishevelled homolog DVL-3-like isoform X3; this translates as MVLMGVPMGVLCVQTARQSCHPLWRGPAESETQDPPLFSGRLNGHTRPERETRRPELAGYESSSTLMSSELETTSFVNSKDDDASSRFSGSTEQSTSSRLMRRHRRRRRKLKAPRMERSSSFSSVTDSTMSLNIITVTLNMEKYNFLGISIVGQSNEKGDGGIYIGSIMKGGAVAADGRIEPGDMLLQVNDINFENMSNDDAVRVLREIVHKPGPITLTVAKCWDPNPRGCFTLPRSEPIRPIDPAAWVSHTTAMTGAYPVYGMSPSMTTITSTSSSITSSIPETERLDDFHLSIHSDMVTIAKAMANPESGLEVRDRMWLKITIPSAFIGSDVVDWLYHYVEGFTDRREARKYASNLLKAGYIRHTVNKITFSEQCYYIFGDLCGNMANLSLGDHDGSSGASDQDTLAPLPHPGAAPWPLAFPYQYPIPQPYNPHPLHEPPQSQPGRGGSADSQHSEESRSSGSNCSGSKKEEAAGGAGGGAGGGESKSTGSGSESELRKENAPSDRSVAVPPKEHSMHSLISLAHSVHSTHSHSGSLVYGPPGLPAQPPTSLPMTAPPGSPPGRDLASMPPELTASRQSFRIAMGNPSEFFVDVM